Proteins encoded within one genomic window of Desulfonatronospira thiodismutans ASO3-1:
- a CDS encoding protein adenylyltransferase SelO — MFRFDNSYAGLPEDFYARVAAARVPAPRLISWNSDLADELGWENLQYSEEEIADCFSGNRQLPGADPIALAYAGHQFGSFVPSLGDGRALLLGEVVNSRGQRFDLQLKGSGRTPFSRGGDGKAPLGPVLREYLVSEAMHHLGLPTSRSLAAVLTGEQVYRDKALPGAVLTRVASSHIRIGTFEYFASRQDHESLKTLLDYTIQRHYPEIKGEPDAPVLFLAKVGRLQAELVSGWMALGFIHGVMNTDNMSVAGETIDYGPCAFMDEFSHDRVYSFIDQGGRYAYSNQMPIVLWNLSRLGECLLPLMPQDSNEAVRILENELMSTQAFLERRAHEKMCCKLGIFDHPGEQDKELVKDWLHYLEREKLDYTQSFRNLAELVNSGSYPGWFSPGNELKDFCDRWRRRIMQQGLDPEEIKKMMNEHNPVFIPRNHKIEEIIEAANQGDFSLFHEMNELLKNPYLEQEGFKSYTLPPRPEEVVANTFCGT, encoded by the coding sequence ATGTTTAGATTTGATAATAGTTATGCCGGGTTGCCGGAAGATTTTTATGCCAGGGTGGCAGCGGCCAGGGTCCCTGCTCCCCGGCTCATCAGTTGGAACAGTGATCTGGCTGATGAATTAGGCTGGGAGAACTTGCAATATTCGGAAGAAGAGATTGCTGATTGCTTTTCCGGCAACAGGCAGTTGCCGGGTGCTGATCCCATTGCCCTGGCTTATGCCGGACATCAGTTCGGAAGCTTTGTGCCCAGCCTGGGAGACGGCAGGGCGCTTCTGCTGGGGGAAGTGGTAAATTCCAGGGGACAGCGTTTTGATCTGCAGCTTAAAGGCTCAGGCCGAACCCCTTTTTCCCGGGGCGGGGACGGCAAAGCCCCCCTGGGTCCGGTTTTGCGGGAATACCTGGTAAGTGAGGCCATGCATCACCTGGGGCTGCCCACATCCAGGTCCCTGGCGGCTGTTCTGACCGGCGAGCAGGTCTACCGGGACAAAGCCTTGCCCGGAGCGGTCCTGACCCGGGTTGCTTCAAGCCATATCCGCATCGGCACCTTTGAGTATTTTGCTTCCAGGCAGGACCATGAAAGCCTGAAAACCCTTCTGGATTATACCATTCAAAGGCACTATCCCGAAATCAAAGGTGAACCAGACGCCCCTGTACTTTTTCTTGCAAAAGTAGGGCGGCTGCAGGCTGAGCTGGTCAGCGGCTGGATGGCCCTGGGCTTTATCCATGGAGTTATGAATACGGATAACATGTCCGTGGCCGGAGAAACCATAGACTACGGACCGTGCGCCTTTATGGATGAGTTCAGCCATGACCGGGTGTACAGTTTTATCGACCAGGGCGGGCGTTATGCATATTCCAACCAGATGCCCATAGTACTCTGGAATCTTTCCCGGCTGGGGGAATGCCTTTTGCCGCTTATGCCTCAGGATAGTAATGAAGCTGTGCGCATTCTGGAAAATGAGCTGATGAGCACTCAGGCATTTCTGGAGCGCAGGGCCCATGAAAAAATGTGCTGCAAGCTGGGTATATTTGATCATCCCGGGGAGCAGGACAAAGAACTGGTCAAAGACTGGCTGCACTACCTGGAGAGGGAAAAGCTGGACTATACGCAGAGCTTCAGAAATCTTGCAGAGCTTGTAAACTCGGGCAGTTATCCAGGGTGGTTCAGTCCCGGTAATGAATTAAAGGATTTCTGTGACAGGTGGCGCAGAAGGATTATGCAGCAGGGACTGGACCCGGAAGAGATAAAAAAAATGATGAATGAGCACAATCCGGTGTTCATTCCTCGCAATCACAAGATTGAGGAGATAATTGAGGCCGCCAATCAGGGCGATTTCAGCCTTTTTCATGAAATGAATGAGCTTCTGAAGAATCCTTACCTGGAGCAGGAGGGTTTCAAAAGCTATACCTTGCCTCCCCGGCCTGAAGAAGTGGTGGCCAACACTTTTTGTGGAACCTGA
- a CDS encoding helix-turn-helix transcriptional regulator, whose amino-acid sequence MKVRTYSRYTLRAISLLATLIKTGRLEKRIKTQELAERAGISRDLLYRIEKGDPRVELGVALEVAAIVGVPLFSADVSEIEERSKQASEKLALLPRAVRNRQMKANDDF is encoded by the coding sequence ATGAAGGTACGCACGTATTCACGCTATACCCTGCGGGCAATAAGCCTGCTTGCAACGCTTATAAAAACCGGCAGGCTCGAAAAGCGCATAAAGACACAGGAGCTGGCTGAACGAGCCGGTATTTCCCGAGATCTGCTATATCGTATAGAAAAAGGGGATCCCAGGGTCGAACTTGGAGTAGCCCTTGAAGTTGCGGCCATTGTTGGCGTGCCTCTTTTCTCGGCAGATGTGAGCGAGATCGAGGAACGAAGCAAGCAGGCATCAGAAAAATTGGCACTACTCCCCAGGGCTGTCCGCAATCGCCAAATGAAAGCAAATGATGATTTCTAA
- a CDS encoding sensor histidine kinase, producing the protein MLNQTGNFACPGQGNGSRFLFIRRGQETQKITTETDRLKARIEQRDRFFSILAHDLKAPLAGFLSFLRMMVEDIDSFTREELQVALKDMQECAENQYMLLENILQWSLMQRGELSFMPERILLSDLLKNNASLASGPARQKGIKVESRVVHEIEIVADKNMLQAVFRNLVFNALKFTPENGLIQMSCRQHNGVAEVVVRDNGIGMDQKTLSGLFRPEKKTRRNGTNGEKGTGLGMVLSREFVSMHKGRIWAESSPGQGSVFYVQLPVIFHETAG; encoded by the coding sequence ATGTTGAATCAGACAGGCAATTTTGCTTGCCCAGGCCAGGGCAATGGATCGCGTTTCTTGTTTATCCGTCGTGGTCAGGAAACCCAAAAAATAACTACGGAAACTGACAGACTGAAGGCCAGGATCGAGCAAAGGGACAGATTTTTTTCCATTCTGGCCCACGACCTCAAAGCTCCTCTAGCAGGTTTTTTGAGTTTTCTTCGAATGATGGTGGAAGACATTGACAGCTTTACCAGGGAGGAACTCCAGGTTGCGCTCAAGGATATGCAAGAGTGCGCTGAAAATCAGTATATGTTGCTGGAAAATATCCTGCAGTGGTCTCTGATGCAGAGAGGAGAGCTCAGTTTTATGCCTGAGCGCATATTATTGAGCGATCTTTTGAAAAATAATGCCAGCCTTGCCTCCGGGCCGGCCAGGCAAAAGGGCATCAAGGTGGAATCACGTGTTGTCCATGAAATTGAGATTGTAGCTGATAAGAATATGCTTCAGGCGGTGTTTCGCAATCTGGTCTTTAATGCACTCAAGTTTACCCCGGAAAACGGCCTTATACAGATGTCCTGCAGGCAACATAACGGTGTGGCTGAAGTTGTTGTCAGGGATAACGGCATAGGCATGGATCAGAAAACCCTTTCCGGATTGTTCAGACCGGAAAAAAAGACCAGGCGTAATGGCACAAACGGCGAAAAGGGCACCGGTCTGGGCATGGTCCTCAGCAGGGAATTTGTAAGTATGCACAAAGGCAGGATCTGGGCGGAAAGTTCTCCAGGCCAGGGCTCTGTGTTTTATGTGCAGCTGCCGGTTATTTTTCATGAGACTGCAGGATAA